AACGCAACCACGCTGACATGAACCGCCGTGGTAAAAGTGTGCAATGGGTTATTTTCATGCATTGTTCGCGAAAACGCGGCTTCGTCGAATTAGCCTGCATCGGGTACCGGGTTATCGCTGCACCGCTGATGTTTATGCGCTTAAGTTGTGTcaaatatatttacaaaatgtatGCAAGAAATGACAGGAAAATAAAGCGAAATAATCGAGAAAGAAATGGAATCAATTTTCACCCTaccgtatcctgtatactttgtCCCATATTTTTAACCATCTGTACAAATTTTACTTCGTGTACAATTTTCTACGAAGATACGAGTTttcatacgaaccatccgCAGTATAGCTATCGCTTATCATCTTTCGTATACAGGGATGGTGAGTCGGTCTTCAGGGTGGTGTCGAAAGAGGTACCGTTTATCATAGTTCTCCTCTCGTTATCGTTCCTCTCCTTCTCCTATCGTATCGTCCTCTTTTCTCGATGGAGAAACTTGAACGTGCAGGAGGCGTGGCAGCAGCAAATGACGCTTTACGAGCGACAGAGTCACGGTGAAATTTTTCGTTCCACCTGGAAACACGGCTGTCGATCGTTAATTGCCGGGCGAACGCTTCGCGCGCAAAAACCATGATCGACGTGTCGCCGTTCGAGGCAACACAACGCGATCGGTGCTCGAATGATATATCGAGCtggattaaccctttcacgaATGATTCGCAGTCGCCTTGACGAATCAACGTTGATCGTATCGATGCAACTGGGTCAAGATGTATGGTTCAAATAGaagtcaaaatatttttaactcaATCAATTTTCGAAATCTTGATATCCTTATTTAtggagaataaaaaaatgaattaattaatgaagtgatttccaaatttttaaaacgTAACATTCAAAATAATTGTAGCCGAGTAAAAAGTCGTCGAGAAAAGACTGTATTAGCGTCAGTGACTGCTTTTCTTTCGGTCAAAGTTGTCCAATCAACGTCAAACGTTGTTCACCATCGTGTGGGCACGTTTCATCAACGCGATATAACGTTGAAATATCGAACGACGTTGATATCGGTCTTCATCTTTCACCATCGAGCTTCAAATCTGTCCGCGtcatcaattatttttatccgaACGAAACACCCTTTCGTCGGCAGTTTCGACCTCTCCATTCTCATCGGTCTTGTTCGTTTTTCTATTTCTACGTCGACGAGGATTCTCTTCTTCGTCTCGGCACGACTTTTTCCTGCGGCAGCCGAAGGCATAGCCGGTGAGACGGCCGCGAAAAATGGTCGCGAGCTCAGGtacttcattaatatttcatttcgttGCTTATCGTTACCGCGGAGCCGCACCGCGGAGCTGCGCCCGAGGGCATCGTTACTCCCTCCGAGCAAGCATACAAGGCTAGGCAGGACGAAAAGGTAGAGAGCGAGAAACGGCGAGGGGTAAAGGGCCACGGCGAAAAGAAGGGAAGACAACAAATATAGAGCACCGCAACGAAGAGGAGCCACCAGAATCCGTAGTGCACTTTATTACGCCGAAAGACGAAACGGTAGCTGCACTTCAGAGAAACAAGGACAAGCTTATGAAATTCGTGTTACTATCTTTTGTAAATTCAGACATCTCGAAAACTAACAACctgattttaatgaaatttttccacACGGATAAAACTTGAAATATTCAAACGATCCCCCTTGGTCATGGTTCTGTGCGTATTAGGTAACTGTCCTTTACGAGTTGACTATTTCCAAGATACATTCAAAACAGCAGCATAAAATTTATTCGGATTAAATCTTCCATAGTCTCGAGTGGTTATCCTTGACGCGTAACCTTCTCGCGCTGATTCCTTCGTGTCTCGCAACGAACCTAATTCGCAGCATTGGATCAGCTCGAAAAGcgaggaaaaagaaggaacaaCGACTCGTGCATGAAGCGGCAGAAGGATAAGTCGAGTCGCAGAATTTATTCAAACGTTGAAAACCGTCTCAAGGGGGTAGGAGACCACGAAAGTCCGCGGATGAGGATAAAAAGAAAGGGCTGCGGTCGAAAGGGCTGAAAGTGCGACACGAGTGGAAGAAGgggaagaagagaagaggagaagaaCGAGAAGAGAAGCAGCAGCCACGGTCCGTCGTGAATCCGCCTGGGGGTATCGCGAAGCGTATTGTCTCGCTGGATATCCCGAAGGCATCTTTCCCCGTGCCCTCGCCCTTCGCGCGCCTCACCCTGAAGAGAGCCGTGGGTGGAGGGCGAAGCTCGCCGCTATCTCCTCTCGTTTCCGTGCCCGCAGCGGAACGACCGTTGCTCTGACGCTCTTCGTGGTGGGGTACACCTCCGCGTCTACCCTTCGGGCCATCCTCTGCGCAACGACGGTGGCCGGGAGGAGAGGACGGGGGGTCGGAAGGggcctccttcttcttctacgGTGCATGATTCCGCGCCTCCGCCCCCGGGCTAACCGAAACGGCTCTTACGtgtgtgtatatgtatgtaagtaCACGTACCGGGGTACTGGCATCTGCCTGCATTGCCCTGGGCAAGGTGTACCTCTTCTTCatcatcatcttcttcttcttccttgtCCTCGTTGCCTTCTTCCTCGCTATCTTATTCTTGATAATTCTCTTCCCTCTGCGTTATAGTTTCACGATGCTCGATCGACCAGCGGGAAAAGATTGCCGATAAGTATCTGGGATTTTCAACGATCGCCTAGCTGAGAGCAGTTAACGAAGGTTATCTTTCTTGAATTCAAGATTCTTTGAGCATCCCTTGCAGCTGGGGATGAAAAATCTATTTAACTGTTTGAACGCTTATCTGCGCCAACAGTTCACACGTCTTGAAAGTGCTGTTTCAATACACTCTTCCTATATGATATTCCAGccggttgttttatttaaatttcgacGAAACGAGCGTGTGTTTGTTCTGTTACCTTTCGAAGAATTCCACGCCGGGTTTCTATATTTAGTGTCACATGTTCCTCGTGTATCGCCCCGGGCAAGGTATCTCTTCTTTCtggtttcttcttctcctcggCCACCATTTCGTCCGAATCATTTTCGGTTCACCATTTGTCTTATACTAAACAGTTTTATGAGACAATGTTAATTCGCATATACGAATACGTCACTGTCTTCTATGGTTCTTTATCTCGCGGTTAGATGGTCGATGATAGCCGACCCACGGGATCATCATCTTTTTCTGCTACACAACATTCGAGTGACCCTTCAGGGCTAACCAACACGAGTGTATATCTTGTATGCGTGTGTTCATGCATCGTCAAACGCGCTAGCTGCATCGCTTCTGGCCACTTCTCATCCCTTCTCGCTGTTTCTTATTTCTTCCTGCTTCTCTTTATTCtcgtgctcctcttccggcaTTTTTTAAAGTTGTTTCTGTCTGCTGTGCTCGATTCCTATTGATGCCTTAAGACACCTTTGATTGATTGGattctattaattttctaatttaacaCAATTATTGTCACGAAAatcaggggtggctggtgtCTGGAATTTAAGGgagaaaaatgagaaaataaatttattggGCTGAAAGATTGCACAGGAAATTTCACGTTACCcattaatcattttattataaatactaTTTATCCTCACCGAACATCGATAATCACACACTCGTACACACAAATCTTCCGGCTGTTGAAATAAACGCAGGAATCGTTTATGCGAATAACGATGTTAACATTGGTGGCAATTTTTACGAGTCCCACATCCGTGACAGTGCCCCGTGCAATTATCTCCAGGCGGGTACGATTTTTCATTCACCATACGGGTACGCGAACAGCCGTTTACCGTTGTAATTGTAAAACCAATTAAATTGCTTTTCTATCGTACTACGATATTCCATGCAAGTCGTAAACGAACATCCTATGCCATAAACTAATCGCTTATGTTAAACGCTACACAGATAGAAATACAGAGACATTCTTTGTTCGTTTAGACTAACGTGCAACAGACTTTGTCCGCTGAACAATCGACCACTGTGTGTTGCAAAGTTTGAGCGCAAGAGTCCAGGCATTCGCCCCCGAAATGACGGCAGTGAGTTCTGTGCTCCATTTTAACTGCGAACAGAggaattatatatttttacagtCCAAAGTTGCATTCGATCCTTTTTTATAaactttcaaaataatttatcaaaattgtcaagaaatagaaaattgaaaaattcatgaaatttgtaaaacaAACACTGGGTGATAATGGTAATCACGTAATGACAGAGTTGTCACGCGCTTGGTGATTAAGAAATTTACAGCAGAGTGAAAAAGTATAGCTAGGAGAATCGACAGACACGTTAGCGACATGTTTCGTGAAAGTGCGACCAGTGACGCATGAATTAATTCGTCGAGCGATTCGTTCGAAATTCATGGCGCACAAAAGTGAATCTCGAGAGTATTCGATTTGGCACAGTAGAAATGACGATGGTTGCGTGTATGTGTTCGGTGGCGTGAAATTGCCATATCCAGCGGTAACGAGTGGTTACGTTAGCGTTACTACCTCCTAATTGCTATCGTCCCATGTGTTTTCTATCGTGACGCCAATAAACGAAAGCGTGCCATTTCCATACTACCTCGCGGATATCAATAACGAGCGCGTGTTAGCGTTGgaagaatgaaaattaccATTCGGAGGAAAAACGCTTGTTTGGAGTGACATGAGAAACAAGCTGATTTCTATCTTCTCACAtattacaaatgaaatttctcaaattttcaattttaaaatattaaattaatcatAATTAGTCGTAgatcaaaaaatattaattttacttttaaaacaCTTACCAACACTGCAACAAGAATCAGTAGATTGTGGACACGTTCCACCAACGACTAAATCATCGCATTTCGATAGATCCAGACAATTTTCTTGCGGACACACGCTGTTCGCAgctgaaaatatattattaatattaatcgtAGCTCTTAATTAAAATGCTTGTAAAGAATATGTTAATTCGACGTTCCTTTGCTCTCTTACCGGTTGGATGGTGAATAATGGCCACGAGGGCGAGTATAAGAAGAGTCAGATAGAACTTCATGTTGTCGTACGAGGAACGCGTGTCTCTTTGACAGTCGACGACGATTCAATGGTCTCACTTTCCCGGCTCTGGCATTATATAAACGTAAGCGTCCAACGTAACGCGACACTCGCACACACTCGAAACGAGCGTTTCGTCGTCATGCATTTCATTATCTCTGGGACCAATGTACGGACACGATGTTAGCTCTGTCTTGAAGCGGTTCGGATCGATCGTTCGGTGATTTCCGGAGTAAAGCGCACCTTTGTGCTTCCCCGTCGAGTAAACAATCAACTCATCCAGCGCAGCTTGTTTAGCGTGTTGACTAGCGGATTAATGTTTAATCTGTGACACGAATGCAATATCCAGTCGTCTGTTATTTTTTCTCCTTCATTTTCAACTTCGGTTTTCGCGGAACAATTATCGAGTGCTGTTTTTTTaactaattattatttccatGGTGATTCTTGAATTCCACgaagattaattaatatttttatttattcttggCAACTTGATTAAACGATAACAGGAATgctatatttctttttcatattcTTAATTTTGGTCAGCTATTcttgtgaaatatttttttaattaaaattttaattcaataaaatttatttaatttttgaaagaattaaaatattcaattttagtctttaattttaatatttattcttcTATTGTTCTTGTATCATTGTTTTATTCCACTACTAAATCTTTCAAATAAGGAACAGTTCTAAATAATTGGAGACAGGTCATCAAGTGTTTCCAAGGTCTCATAAAATCGCCATCAATTTTCCGATCATGTCGTCTATGATCGAGCCAGATCATTCACTTGGTTGGCGAAAGATTAATGAGCCTTGTCTCGACGGTGAGCAATGCTATCCGAATTGTGCCGATAAAAGGTTTTGCCAGTGATTTATGAGCGGCGCCTCTAATGGAACCACCTTGAAGAGAGCTGCTCATATCATGTCCAGGTAACCATTGTTCTGACAACCTTTTTAGATATCGAAACCGtggtatcattttttttttactccgAAGAGCACCACTTTGCCACTGGTTAGTATTACTTCGATTACAAATTCGAATGATATGCATTTAAGTGACTCGACATTCCATCTGGACCAATTGTTAAATGTCCTGTTGGTCTTTAAATGCTTCCATTAATGGCCgaaagaatattgaaaatcaatttacagatatttatattttgagtaaattttgcaaaaagaTATCTTATCCTTCCTTCtataatcaaatattttctttgtcgTTTCGCGACATTGTTAATTTACAAGGTGCAAGGAATTTTCCAGGAATCTGTTTTCCCTCCCACGTTTGAAGCAGAGGTTTCATTAACCCGTTCTTTGACATTCAAAGATTCAGTGTGCTTAAGAAGAGTTTTGACGACTATGTTTGTAATATGATTAGATTAGAGATGCTTCTCCAACATGATCTTGAATCTACTTGCAGTATATCCCGATGTTTTTCTTTGACAGATAAACCTtcattttgtatatttatcaCGTTTGTTAACCTTGCTTTTAATTGcaccaaattttcataaatttcaatgccattttatttacataattCTGAAATAAACCTAGTTTCCAACTaaagataaatattaaaataattaacgtaATACCAATATTATTCAAAGTTTGTTTTTTGTTCTACTTTTCTAAGAATTCTATTATGTAAAATTTGAAACGTCATAAACGTTAGattaaataatatgaaattttcaaaatagaggattaatataatataatgtatctTACTATATAGGTCCATTTCTACTGCGATATTTACCTGCTAATCAGcagtaattataattagtagAATTCAGCCGCAACAATTCCATCGATGAAATccttaaaaagaagaaagatcaCAATCAAAGATCAGAAAGGAACACTCAGTACTTTATTTGTTAATCATTTCAACGTATACTTGGATCCATCTTAAGAGTTACAGAAAAGATGCGTGCAGAGGTGAACGTTTGAACGGTTGACTCTGTTTTTGGCACTTTACCAACAGCGAATCTATACGTATAAGTATATACACCTTTCTCTGTGTCCCAAAACTGTGAACAGTTAGCAGCGATTCATGTCAACGTGATTCACATTTGGTTTTGACTGGATTACCCATCTGACAGGTCGATTTCGTGTCGTTCAAACGTTCGTtcgcaatttttttttttcggagGGCCTCGAATAACGCGAGAATTCAGGTTTCGAATCTACGCCCGCTATAACGACGgtgaattcttttttttttttcgaacgGAAAGGAATACACAATGGAACGATATAAGTACTTTGCTACGTACGACGGGCTTTGAATGTACAAGTAAGTGGAAATTTTCTCTGTAGCTGGTATTTCGAAACGATTTCATCTGGATCAATATGGAGATATGTGTTATTCATAGATGAGTTCTGAAAAGTAATTGTAAATTAATGCTTTAATTGCCacgttaatttaataattaattaattattctctAATTTGAAAGATCCTGATCTGTTCTCCTtggttgaaaaataaatttttgttggGAAAGTTCAGATGGTACTCACTAAACTGATAAATCTTTCTTAATCtcggggaaaagaaaggaacatTTTTTACAACTTTAAACTTAacaataaatgaatttaattagtTTAGTGAGTATTATCTAATCTTATCTAATAGTTGATACCTGCAGtaggaaagaaataataaaattgctcCTGTAAATCATAAATTCTTTTCACAGTAAAggaaataataacaaaattgatCTGTTTGATCCATGATTTCAATTCCTCGAATCAATTCACCAGCTGGCGTGAAAAATTCCTCTCGTTCATCTAGCATCGGTATCTAGACTCGTATTTACAAGTGGATAGACTTAATCAGTGCACGACATCGTAGCGTCCAGGATACTGTACACGACAGGTTAGCACTCTCGTAGGAATCGAATGATCGAGTTGACTAGAAAATATCGAGGATCGACGTAGAGGTGTTCGTCGAAAAGCGGAAAGTCATCAGATTTCAGGGAAATACAATTTTCTCTCGTTTCATCTTGAACAGCATAGTCAGAGATTAATGATCGAGAACAGAAAGAGTCGCGTGAAATTTCTCGTTCGATCCTCTTTCAAGATAGAGAAATTCGCGTTAAAACTAACGATTGTACACTTTCGAACAGTTCAACTCGAGTGATTGAGCTTCTTCGATGGAAGAAGTTAGAAGGgcatcgtttctttttttttttcttgtccGTTGTATCACAGTTAACTGGGATCGTTTTATGCACCAGGTCGATAGTCCGCGATTATGCTCTTCAGGAACGTGTAAATGTCTTTGAACGTCGGTCTCGAGGTCTCGTCCCTTCGCCAACAAGAACACATCATCCTGTAGACCTCTTCTGGGCACATCGTAGGCTTGGGAAGATATACCTAAAAGCGAAagcaaagaaaaattttattccattCATTCTAGGTAAATAGATaaagtgaaatgaaaaatgaaaaaagctTCAACTATTCCCAAATAGGAAAACGTACTTGTAACTCAGCTCCATAATACATGTGCTCGGCATTTTGTATGACTTGATCATTGGTCAGATGTTGAAACGGTTTCTCTCTAGCCAAACTCATCACTTCCCAAAGAGTAACAGCGAACGACCATACGCTGCTGGAGCAAGTGTACCTGTCCTGGAATCGAAAGGCAAGTTCATCGTTACCGATCGTATCTCGTCGTTACAGTCTCGTAGATCGACGCGGGATCGTTAAAAAGAGATTAGAAGCGGCGAGAatgaaaatcaatttaaagcCTTACCAACAGGATGCTTTCCCACGGCAACCATCTGATTGGCGCCGGCGGTCTGCCGCCTATGTCACTGTAATCCTTCTTGTAAAGGTCACTGCACATCGCTATGTCGGTCACTTTCACGGTGTAAGAACGGCCCACTAGACAGTTCCTGGCAGCCAGGTCCTTGTGCACCAGATTCTTACACTCGAGGAACCTCATGCCCGATGCTATCTGTGTCCCCATGTACAGCAGGCAACTTTGacttaaaaaagaagaaagaaaaagaaatggtaaaatttcattttacgaCAAACGAGTATGACCGATCCATGGAATCGTTACCGTGATCGGTACAAAGGTAATTTCGTTTTCGTAACGCTCGTAAGCTCGATACGTGTATCGTTTTAGGATCTTCTGAGTCATGAACGTCGAGATCTCACCTAAGGGCTTTCAAATTGCAGCTCGGCCTAAGCGTTCCCGTAAGTGGCACACTGTACTGAAGATAATGGGCTAGATCACCGAGTTCCGTGTACTCGATGATCGTCCATGGTACTGGATCCACCGTACACACTCCAAGGATCCGAGCCACGTTCGGATCGGATAGACTGGACAGAAATCGGACTTCCCTCATTTGTTCCGTCGTACTACCGGCTCGAATGTCGCTGGTGCAGGTCGGCACGCGAGCCACGACGAGTCTCGGAGCATCCGGTACCACGTCCTCCAGTCCGACAGTCTCGCAAACTATCGCCTGCGCGTCATCAAACGAGATTTCATTCCATTATTTATCAATCTTCCAGCTGTTagacttttttaaatttatcagATAGAATATAACAcgtatcatttattttataataaattatagtaCCTCGCCGATGGCCCTCGATCCAAGCTTCTCTGTGGTACGTAGGCACTGTCGTGGTATATTTGTGGGCTCTATTTCCTTGCATTTGTACGGTTTGTTCATGCTTGGCGCGATGTTCCAACTGACGACAGGTGCAGGTATCTGTAAAtccaatataaaattaatgttaattttagtTCAATTTCATTTGTTAGATGCAAGTCGATATATTAGAAACGAACCTTGTGTTTCTCTTTGGGCGCTGTGTGCCAGCGTTTAGAGTGGATCTGATCGACGTCCCGTTGGTGATTAGACGAGGCTGCGATATTGAGTTTCGCAGTTGGACTGGTGTAACTTTGAAGGGTCCTGTAGTGCTGCGAATGTCGTGCAGGAGAGTTTGTTGGCGACGAGGAACAGCTCGTTGGGCCTATGGTGGATTCCGGTCTGGGATCCAGTCGGACGTTCTCCTCTGAGCAATTCATGTCCTTCAGATCCTTTGGGGattcttgaaaaaaattgatttattaaaaataaatttattaaaaaatcaaaattttgcCTCTCATTATTTATACGCTTCAAAtgtaatattcaaatttagtaaaataatttctccCATCATTTCCACCATTTActcgtttcaatttttacatcaCACCTTTGGGATTCAAATTCAGGTTACATGAATTTACATGCGTTTGCATAAAATTACAGAGGATGCACGTTAACGCATTGGCATAAATATTTTGGATACACCTTGAGGTAAGAAACAGTGTCGTGTTTAAAAGCTCACCGGAAGTGGCCACGATCGCGTACGTAGATTTATACTGCGGACTGACGAGGGGCGAATTGAATTGTTCCATTGTCAAAGACTCGTGCATGCTTCCGTCTTCCGGTATGTCCGGCGAAACGTGATTGGCAGTCT
This region of Osmia bicornis bicornis chromosome 5, iOsmBic2.1, whole genome shotgun sequence genomic DNA includes:
- the LOC114874496 gene encoding uncharacterized protein LOC114874496, which gives rise to MKFYLTLLILALVAIIHHPTAANSVCPQENCLDLSKCDDLVVGGTCPQSTDSCCSVVKMEHRTHCRHFGGECLDSCAQTLQHTVVDCSADKVCCTLV